From a single Candidatus Methylomirabilota bacterium genomic region:
- a CDS encoding SDR family oxidoreductase, which yields MRLTGKIALITNVSHFMGPALTEEFAREGATLALHDRSPAAAAPIVAVAERQGRTTLALTGDLAEPGEADRAVAAVVERFGRLDVLVNNSAHPPTGCAAEAITDAAWREMMTRLLDEPFFCLRAALRVMRPARRGKIVNMSSAAGIPGLARYAAYSAARAGVNGLTRAVGREVARDGVQVNAIAQNYVENPTYFPPALLADEQAVARMVRNVPAGRLARSEESARLAVYLASEDADFFVGQVVPFAGGWV from the coding sequence ATGCGCCTGACCGGCAAGATCGCGCTCATCACCAACGTGAGCCATTTCATGGGGCCGGCCCTCACCGAGGAGTTCGCCCGGGAGGGGGCGACCCTCGCCCTCCACGACCGGAGCCCGGCGGCGGCCGCGCCGATCGTGGCGGTGGCGGAGCGCCAGGGGCGCACCACCCTGGCCCTGACCGGCGATCTCGCCGAGCCGGGCGAGGCCGACCGGGCGGTGGCGGCGGTGGTCGAGCGCTTCGGCCGCCTCGACGTGCTGGTGAACAACAGCGCGCACCCGCCCACCGGCTGCGCCGCCGAGGCCATCACCGACGCGGCGTGGCGCGAGATGATGACCCGGCTCCTCGACGAGCCCTTCTTCTGCCTGCGCGCGGCCCTGCGCGTGATGCGGCCGGCCCGCCGGGGCAAGATCGTCAACATGTCGTCGGCGGCGGGCATTCCCGGCCTCGCCCGCTATGCCGCCTACTCCGCGGCGCGCGCCGGGGTGAACGGGTTGACGCGCGCGGTGGGACGCGAGGTGGCCCGCGACGGCGTGCAGGTCAACGCCATCGCGCAGAACTACGTGGAGAACCCGACGTACTTCCCGCCGGCCCTCCTCGCCGACGAGCAGGCGGTGGCCCGCATGGTGCGGAACGTGCCCGCGGGGCGCCTCGCCCGCTCGGAGGAATCGGCGCGCCTCGCCGTCTACCTCGCCTCCGAGGACGCAGACTTCTTCGTGGGCCAGGTGGTCCCGTTCGCAGGCGGCTGGGTGTGA
- a CDS encoding YciI family protein, with translation MTEMNFYHVAITAADDYITRRAAHRAQHLERIVGLRAQGAVIGGGPAPDGRTADLFYRAPDLDVITRLVEEDPYWKGGVWTKYRPEAFAQFLEPWRVPELSTDGSRVTMLVEGEAPDVEMATFALIEERGAGRVAFGGFFPGGRTLVLVNAADPDAAVARLAESGLWTTGTLRARPFVHVL, from the coding sequence ATGACGGAGATGAACTTCTATCACGTCGCCATCACCGCCGCGGACGACTACATCACGCGCCGCGCCGCTCACCGTGCCCAGCATCTCGAGCGCATCGTCGGCCTGCGCGCGCAGGGAGCGGTCATCGGGGGCGGCCCGGCGCCCGACGGCAGGACCGCCGACCTCTTCTACCGCGCCCCGGATCTCGACGTGATCACCCGTCTCGTCGAGGAAGATCCCTACTGGAAGGGCGGGGTGTGGACGAAGTATCGGCCCGAGGCCTTCGCGCAGTTCCTCGAGCCCTGGCGGGTGCCGGAGCTCTCCACGGACGGCTCGCGCGTCACGATGCTGGTCGAAGGCGAGGCGCCCGACGTGGAGATGGCCACCTTCGCCCTCATCGAGGAGCGCGGCGCGGGACGCGTGGCGTTCGGCGGCTTCTTCCCGGGCGGCCGGACGCTGGTGCTCGTGAACGCCGCCGACCCGGACGCGGCGGTGGCCCGTCTCGCCGAGAGCGGCCTCTGGACCACGGGCACGCTGCGGGCACGTCCGTTCGTCCACGTGCTCTAG
- a CDS encoding methyltransferase domain-containing protein, protein MKDGLPAGAFQRLDETPDPEFYAAPRLVTHIDDGAIAAVTALYREYFPAGGAILDLMSSGVSHLPPEVSYRRVTGLGMNAEELAANSRLDAWVVHDLNAEPRLPFADGEFDAAGCCVSIDYLVRPVEVLCDLARVLRPGAPVVITFSNRRFPTKVIALWEALDDAGHAQLVAHYLRAARGWTDMMGLDRSPEVGDPLLAVVARRAASLE, encoded by the coding sequence ATGAAGGACGGTCTCCCCGCCGGCGCCTTCCAGCGCCTCGACGAGACGCCCGATCCCGAGTTCTACGCGGCGCCGCGGCTCGTGACCCACATCGACGACGGCGCGATCGCCGCGGTGACGGCCCTCTACCGCGAGTACTTTCCGGCGGGAGGCGCGATCCTCGACCTCATGAGCAGCGGGGTGAGCCACCTGCCCCCCGAGGTGTCCTATCGCCGCGTCACCGGGCTCGGCATGAACGCCGAGGAGCTGGCGGCCAATTCGCGCCTGGACGCCTGGGTCGTGCACGACCTCAACGCGGAGCCGCGGCTGCCGTTCGCCGACGGCGAGTTCGACGCCGCCGGATGCTGCGTGTCCATCGACTATCTCGTGCGGCCGGTGGAGGTGCTGTGCGACCTCGCGCGCGTGCTCCGCCCGGGCGCGCCTGTCGTGATCACGTTCTCGAACCGCCGCTTTCCCACCAAGGTGATCGCGCTGTGGGAGGCGCTCGACGACGCGGGGCACGCCCAGCTCGTGGCGCACTACCTCCGCGCAGCGCGCGGGTGGACCGACATGATGGGCCTCGACCGGAGCCCCGAGGTGGGCGATCCCCTCCTCGCCGTCGTCGCGCGCCGGGCCGCGTCCCTGGAGTAA